CAGAGATTCTGCAGAGAGAGGTTCACTGACCTGGCTACCATAGAAAACATGGAGGATATGAACAGACTGATCAACACTGTAGACAGTGGTTATAATGGATCAGCCTGGATAGGGCTGCAGAGGGGAGAGTGGCAGTGGTCTCTGGCAGACAGAGATTACAGTCAGGGATATGTCAACTGGGAAGAGACCGAACCCAATAATGCCGgagggaaggaggactgtgtATTTATGAGACGCAGTGGTCAATGGAATGATGCCTCGTGTAACTCACAACATTTCTTCATCTGCAATGGTGGTAAGTAACCCTATTAGGAACActggctctttccatgacagactgaccaggtgaatccaggtgaaagctatgatcccttattgatgtcaatggTAAAAATCCACGTCAATCGTtgtagctgaaggggaggagacaggataaagaaggatgtttaaagccttgagacagttgaggcatggattgtgtatgtgtgccattcacagGGTGAACGGGaaagacaaaaaatgtaagtgcctttgaacagggtctggtagtaggtgccaggtgtcAAGAACCGTGACGCTGCTGGATTATTATTGCTCAaccgtttcccatgtgtatcaagaatggtccaccgcccaaaggacatccagccaacttgacacaactgtgggatgcATTGGAATCCCTGttgaatgctttcgacacctgctcaaaaaaataaagggaacacttaaacaacacaatgtaactccaagtcaatcacacttctgtgaaatcaaactgtccacttaggaagcaacactgattgacaataactTTCACATGCTATTGTGcgaatggaatagacaacaggtggaaactaTAGGCAATTAACAAGAcactcccaataaaggagtggttctgcaggtggtgaccagaccacttctcagttcctatgcttcctggctgatgttttggtcacttttgaatgctggcggtgctttcactctagtggtagcatgagacggagtctacaacccacacaagtggctcaggtaggtagtgcagctcatccaggatggcacgtcaatgtgagctgtggcaagaaggtttgctgtgtctgtcagcgtagtgtccagagcatggaggcgctaccaggagacaggccagtacatcaggagatgtggaggaggccgtaggagggcaacaacccagcagcacgaccgctacctctgcctttgtgcaaggaggagcaggaggagcactgccagagccctgcaaaatgacctccagcaggccacaaatgtgcatgtgtctgctcaaacggtcagaaacagactccatgagggtggtatgagggtccgACATCCaaaggtgggggttgtgcttacagcccaacaccgtgcaggacgtttggcatttgccagagaacaccaagattggcaaattcgccactggcaccctgtgctcttcacagatgaaagcaggttcacactgagcacatgtgacagacgtgacagtctggagacgccgtggagaacattctgctgcctgcaacatcctccagcatgaccagtttggcggtgggtcagtgatggtgtggggtgacaTTAcattggggggccgcacagccctgcatgtgctcgccagaggtagcctgactgccattaggtaccgagatgagatcctcagaccccttgtgagaccatatgctggtgcgattggccctgggttcctcctaatgcaagacaatgctagacctcatgtggctggagtgtgtcagcagttcctgcaagaggaaggcattgatgctatggactggcccgcctgttccccagacctgaatccaattgagcacatctaggacatcatgtctcgctccatccaccaacgccacgttgcaccacagactgtccaggagttggcggatgcctagtccaggtctgggaggagatccctcaggagaccatccgccacctcatcaggagcatgcccaggcgttgtagggaggtcatacaggcacgtggaggccacacacactactgagcctctttttgacttgtttctaaggacattacatcaacgtTGGATCAGTAGtctggttttccactttaattttgagtgtgactccaaatccagacctccatgggttgataaatttgatttccattgatcatttttgtgtgattttgttgtgagcacattcaactatgtaaagaaaaaagtatttaataagaatatttaattcattcagatctaggatgtgttattttagtgttccctttattttttggagcagtgtgaAATACATGTATATCAAAATATTCATCAAATATCTGTTGATCAAGGAAATACAATACTGTAGTAGTTCCATCAGAATAACACCCAATCTGACTTAATGTCATTCTTACATTACAGTGAAAAATTCTAAGGAGTCTTTCCATTTCATTAATGAGACTAAAACGTGGCACGAGGCGCAGAGTTACTGCAGGAAGTACTACACAGACCTGGCCAGTGTGAGGAACCAGACTCAGACCCATGAGGTAGTGACAGTGGCTGCTGCTAATGAATTTTGGATCGGCCTGTTCAGAGACTCCTGGAAGTGGTCGGCCGGAAGTAACTCCTCATTCACATACTGGATAAAGGAAAAGCCCAACAATTCCAAAGGAACTCAGAACTGTGCCTCGACAAGGTTGAATAACTTGGGAAGATGGGATGATATGCAGTGTTACATAAACAGTCCCTTCATTTGCTACGGTGGTGAGTCATGCTCCTTTTTTATCACATTCATCCTCAGGTCACAAACACTGCTGAGAAGGATCTgcgtctgtgtctctgtccatgtgtggtcctagggctcagatcctctgggagatgagagggacatggagagaaagggagaggaaatcAGTGGGAGAATACTTCAATTCAtccaggacaccagataagacaggagaatttcgccagataggacagactgaccctagcccccccagCACATAGATTATTTCAGGATAGATACTGGTTACTGAGATAGGACCAactaggcaggatataaccccacctactttaccaaagcacagccccccccccaccaccaccaacagagggatatcaacagaccaccaacctactaccctgagacaaggccgagtatagcccacaaagatctccccacATCAAAAGACCGAGGGGGAGAAAAACCAGACAGGACAgtcatgtcagtgactcaacccactcaagtcaaGTATAGACTTAAATGTttagaccgagtctgcgtctctcacatggatcggcaggccattccataaaaatgttgCTTTATAAGAGAAAGCCCTGCCTTCTGCTCTTTGCtttgaaattctagggacaatgaGGAGGCCGGCGTCTTGTATAGGTACATGCGGCTGTCTCTTTGTCTCCGTCTATCTCTGTTAGCTCCAGTGAAGACACAGCAGGTGGTGAGAGTGAAGCTGACCCCAAAGGACCAGAACATGGACCTGACTGATCCTGCCACTCAGGAGGTCATCTTGCAGCAGGTGAATTTCACCTTCTCTTCCTCGTTGAAACCAGTTTAGTACAAGTGATAAAGGCTTACTGCAGTATCTGGCCATAATATATACCATTGACTATAGATGTAGTACCTGTCATCTATAATGACCATTACAACTACAGTACATTTAAAACATATTATGCTATTGTTCATAATGTTTATTACCGCCTATGACTGATGCTATAATTTCTTATGTAGCTGttataaaggctttatgaatGAGGAATACAGTAAAGTGTTAGCCAGTACTGGCTGCATAGTTGGTAGACTAGTCAGACTAGTTTGTGTTCCAGATAAGGAAAGAGCTGAGGGAGAAGGGGATTTCTGATGACGTCAAACTGAGATGGAAGGAGCAGACCGATGGAAAGATCTTCCACAAGGAAGAAAAGAAGAATTAAAGAGGAGAAACTCAACCGATATTAAGCTGGAACTGTAAATACCATTACAGTAGAGACTATGGGGACTTTTCTGACCAACATCTCATTGACAGCCCGACTAATCAAAACCCTGAAAACTAACCCTTACCGTGTCCCTAACGTTAaccaaccccctaaccctaaccttaagtaaccccctaaccctgaccttaaccctaaccaaccctctaaccctgacctttaccaaacccctaaccctaaccttaaccaactccctaaccctaaccttaactaaccaactaaccctgaccttaagtaaccccctaaccctgaccttaaccctaaccaaccctctaaccctgaccttaaccaaacccctaaccctaaccttaaccaaccccctaaccctaaccttaactaaccccctaaccctgaccttaaccctaaccaaccctctaaccctgaccttaaccaaacccctaaccctaaccttatccaactccctaaccctgaccttaaccctaaccttaaccaatcccttaaccctaaccttaacctcagtttaACCATGTAGAAATTAAATATAGTCGTTCAAGTACCCTTCGTTTCTCCCAACTTTTATATATTAAAATAAAAACGTATATTCTTTGAATCCTGTTCTTTATACTCAGTAGCCAACAACCGTTACATATTAATACTGTCAAATTGCATCTGGATTGTTTTCACACTTATTGTTCAAACTATAATTCC
The window above is part of the Oncorhynchus gorbuscha isolate QuinsamMale2020 ecotype Even-year linkage group LG21, OgorEven_v1.0, whole genome shotgun sequence genome. Proteins encoded here:
- the LOC124007793 gene encoding macrophage mannose receptor 1-like isoform X2 → MNRDSTELHQVQEVCYYVMDKKVLVLFLSELYTLSSCLAHEYHFVNMNKTWTEAQRFCRERFTDLATIENMEDMNRLINTVDSGYNGSAWIGLQRGEWQWSLADRDYSQGYVNWEETEPNNAGGKEDCVFMRRSGQWNDASCNSQHFFICNGVKNSKESFHFINETKTWHEAQSYCRKYYTDLASVRNQTQTHEVVTVAAANEFWIGLFRDSWKWSAGSNSSFTYWIKEKPNNSKGTQNCASTRLNNLGRWDDMQCYINSPFICYGAPVKTQQVVRVKLTPKDQNMDLTDPATQEVILQQIRKELREKGISDDVKLRWKEQTDGKIFHKEEKKN
- the LOC124007793 gene encoding macrophage mannose receptor 1-like isoform X1, producing the protein MNRDSTELHQVQEVCYYVMDKKVLVLFLSELYTLSSCLAHEYHFVNMNKTWTEAQRFCRERFTDLATIENMEDMNRLINTVDSGYNGSAWIGLQRGEWQWSLADRDYSQGYVNWEETEPNNAGGKEDCVFMRRSGQWNDASCNSQHFFICNGVKNSKESFHFINETKTWHEAQSYCRKYYTDLASVRNQTQTHEVVTVAAANEFWIGLFRDSWKWSAGSNSSFTYWIKEKPNNSKGTQNCASTRLNNLGRWDDMQCYINSPFICYGAPVKTQQVVRVKLTPKDQNMDLTDPATQEVILQQFVFQIRKELREKGISDDVKLRWKEQTDGKIFHKEEKKN